A region of Chiloscyllium plagiosum isolate BGI_BamShark_2017 chromosome 37, ASM401019v2, whole genome shotgun sequence DNA encodes the following proteins:
- the LOC122541614 gene encoding zinc finger protein 271-like isoform X2, with protein sequence MGEKPFTCEVCNKTFSEPSTLRRHQRIHIGEKPHKCKECNKSFSEPSKLQTHQRVHTGEKPFTCEMCDTSFSDCSSFRRHQQIHTGEKPFTCEVCDKSFLQRSDLRIHQRIHTKEKPFTCECCNKSFCNSSRLLIHQRIHTGEKPFMCKVCDKTFLESSKLQRHQRIHTGEKPHKCKECNKSFSEPSKLQIHHRVHTGEKPFTCEMCNTSFSDCSNLRRHQRIHTGEKPFTCKVCGKAFSRSWSFRIHQQVHTGEKPFTCEWCNKSFCNSSRLLIHQRIHTREKPFKCKVCEKAFSESSKLQRHQLTHTGEKPHKCKECNKSFLESSKLQRHQQIHTGEKSFR encoded by the exons AtgggggagaaaccattcacgtgcGAGGTGTGCAACAAAACATTCTCGGAGCCATCAACCCTCCGCCGACACCAACGAATTCACATAGGGGAGAAACCTCACAAGTGCAAGGAATGCAACAAATCATTCTCAGAGCCGTCAAAACTTCAAACACACCAACgagttcacacaggggagaaaccattcacatgtgagATGTGTGACACATCATTCTCAGACTGTTCA AGCTTCCGCAGACACCAAcagattcacacaggggagaaaccatttacatgtgaggtgtgtgacaaatcattcttgCAACGTTCAGACCTCCGGATACACCAACGCATCCACACAAaggagaaaccattcacgtgtGAGTGCTGCAACAAATCATTCTGTAACTCATCGAGACTCTTGATCCATCAAAGGATTCATACGGGTGAGAAACCGTTCATGTGCAAAGTGTGTGATAAAACATTCTTAGAGTCGTCAAAGCTTCAAAgacaccagcgaattcacacaggggagaaacctcACAAGTGTAAGGAATGCAACAAGTCCTTCTCAGAGCCGTCAAAACTTCAAATACATCATCgggttcacacaggggagaaaccattcacatgtgagATGTGTAATACATCATTCTCAGACTGTTCAAACCTCCGCAGACACCAAcgtattcacacaggggagaaaccattcacatgtaaGGTTTGTGGCAAAGCCTTCTCACGTTCATGGAGTTTCCGCATACACCAACaagttcacacaggggagaaaccattcacgtgtGAGTGGTGTAACAAATCATTCTGTAACTCATCAAGACTCTTGATCCATCAACGGATTCACACGAGGGAGAAACCGTTTAAGTGCAAGGTGTGTGAAAAAGCGTTTTCAGAGTCATCAAAGCTGCAAAGACATCAACTcactcacacaggggagaaacctcACAAGTGTAAGGAATGCAACAAGTCATTTTTAGAGTCATCAAAACTTCAAAGACACCAGCaaattcacacaggggagaaatcATTCAGGTGA
- the LOC122541614 gene encoding zinc finger protein 271-like isoform X1 yields MGEKPFTCEVCNKTFSEPSTLRRHQRIHIGEKPHKCKECNKSFSEPSKLQTHQRVHTGEKPFTCEMCDTSFSDCSSFRRHQQIHTGEKPFTCEVCDKSFLQRSDLRIHQRIHTKEKPFTCECCNKSFCNSSRLLIHQRIHTGEKPFMCKVCDKTFLESSKLQRHQRIHTGEKPHKCKECNKSFSEPSKLQIHHRVHTGEKPFTCEMCNTSFSDCSNLRRHQRIHTGEKPFTCKVCGKAFSRSWSFRIHQQVHTGEKPFTCEWCNKSFCNSSRLLIHQRIHTREKPFKCKVCEKAFSESSKLQRHQLTHTGEKPHKCKECNKSFLESSKLQRHQQIHTGEKSFR; encoded by the exons AtgggggagaaaccattcacgtgcGAGGTGTGCAACAAAACATTCTCGGAGCCATCAACCCTCCGCCGACACCAACGAATTCACATAGGGGAGAAACCTCACAAGTGCAAGGAATGCAACAAATCATTCTCAGAGCCGTCAAAACTTCAAACACACCAACgagttcacacaggggagaaaccattcacatgtgagATGTGTGACACATCATTCTCAGACTGTTCAAGCTTC CGCAGACACCAAcagattcacacaggggagaaaccatttacatgtgaggtgtgtgacaaatcattcttgCAACGTTCAGACCTCCGGATACACCAACGCATCCACACAAaggagaaaccattcacgtgtGAGTGCTGCAACAAATCATTCTGTAACTCATCGAGACTCTTGATCCATCAAAGGATTCATACGGGTGAGAAACCGTTCATGTGCAAAGTGTGTGATAAAACATTCTTAGAGTCGTCAAAGCTTCAAAgacaccagcgaattcacacaggggagaaacctcACAAGTGTAAGGAATGCAACAAGTCCTTCTCAGAGCCGTCAAAACTTCAAATACATCATCgggttcacacaggggagaaaccattcacatgtgagATGTGTAATACATCATTCTCAGACTGTTCAAACCTCCGCAGACACCAAcgtattcacacaggggagaaaccattcacatgtaaGGTTTGTGGCAAAGCCTTCTCACGTTCATGGAGTTTCCGCATACACCAACaagttcacacaggggagaaaccattcacgtgtGAGTGGTGTAACAAATCATTCTGTAACTCATCAAGACTCTTGATCCATCAACGGATTCACACGAGGGAGAAACCGTTTAAGTGCAAGGTGTGTGAAAAAGCGTTTTCAGAGTCATCAAAGCTGCAAAGACATCAACTcactcacacaggggagaaacctcACAAGTGTAAGGAATGCAACAAGTCATTTTTAGAGTCATCAAAACTTCAAAGACACCAGCaaattcacacaggggagaaatcATTCAGGTGA